The genomic interval GCCCACGGATACCTCAAAGCCCTGCGCGTCCACCAGGCGCACGCTGAACGCGGCGGCGGGTTGGCCGCACGAGCCCATGCGCCGGGGCGCGTGCAGCGGGGTGAACATGACGCCACCCGCCTCGGTGGAGCCGTACAGCTCCACCAGCCGGCAGCCAAAGCGCTCCTCGAACTGCGGCGCAAACGCGGGCAGCGGCACGCCCCAGCCCAGGCGGGCGCGGTGGTCGCGGTCGCGGGGCGAAGGGGGCTGCTTCCAGAGCATGGTGATGGTGGCGCCCATGAAGTCGAACACCGTGGCCTGCAGCGCGCGCGCCTCGTCCCAGTAGCGCGAGACGCTGAACCGCTCCCCCAGCGCTGCCACGCCACGCAGCAGCAGCGCGGGGGCGATGGTCATCACCGTGGCGTCGAGGTGGAACATGGGGTACGGGCAGTACAGCACGTCGTCGCTGCGCAGCTCCAGCCCGTCGATGAAGAGCTGTGCCTGGCGCAGCACAAAGCGGTGCGGGATCATCGCCGCCTTGGAGCGGCCCGTGGTGCCAGAGGTGTAGAGCAGCAGGCACAGGGCGTCGAACGCCACCTCGGGCCGGGGCAGGTTCGCAGCAGAGGGCTCCACGCCGCGCAAAAGCGCATAGGGTGCACAGCCATCGGGCAGCGGGCCGCCACTGCCCAGCACAAACACGCTGCGGGCCGTCTCGAGCTCGCCCTGCACCTGCGCCCAGGATGCGTGCAGGGTGGCATGGACGATGGCCAGCCGGCTTTCCACCAGGTTGACCGCGCTCGCAAGCGCCGCCCCGCGGAACAGCGTGTTCACGGGCGCGGCCACCGCGCCCAGCTTGGCCAGCGCAAACCACAGCAGCGCCAGCTCGATGCAGTTGGGCAGCATCAGCGTGACGCGGTCGCCCGGCTGCACGTCCTGGGCATGCAGCCCGGCCGCCAGGCGGTCGCTTTCCTCGTCGAACTGGCGGTAAGTCCATTCGCCCGCCGCCATGCGGATGAAGGGGCGGTCCGGCACCTCGGCCGCCGCGCGGCGCAGCTCGTCCCCGAGCGAAGCACAGAAAGAATCGGCCATGGCACTCCTGAAAAGATGTGGACGCACTGGCCAGTGCAAACCACATGCCAGCGCAAACTCAGGGAAGGTGCCTGATAAAACGTCAGAATACGCAACGACCGTTCTAATTTTGAACGTTCAATTTGCTAACACCATGACCAGCAGACAACCGCCCCGAAACGACGAACCCGCACTGCTGGAGCGCCAGCGGCAGCTCATCGAGGAGCTGCAGACCCTGGTCAACCACGTGCCCTACGGCCTGATGGTGCTGGAGCCCGGCGGCGTGGTGCGCCATCTCAACGCGGAGGCCGCGCGCCAGCTGCGCCTGCCGCGCCACCTGGCCCAGGGGCGCACGCTGGGTTCACTGCTGGACTTCGACACCATGGTGGAGCAGGTCTTTCTGACCGGCGAGGGCTACACCGACCGCGAGCGCATCATCTCCACGCCGCGCTTTCAGCTGCATGTGCTGGACAGCGCCGTGCCGGTCAAGGCGGCGGACGGGCGCGTGCTGTCGGTGGTGAACACCTTCCGCGAGATCCAGGGTGCGCACCGGCTGGCCGGGCGGCTGGCGGGCAGCCATGCGCGCCACACCTTTGATTCGGTGCTGGGCAACAGCCCCGCGCTGCGCGCCGCCGTGGCCACGGCGCGCAAGGCCGCGCACGGCACCGCCAACATCCTGCTCAGCGGCGAAAGCGGCACCGGCAAGGAGGTCTTCGCCCAGGCCATCCACAACGAGAGCACCCGCCGCGACGGCCCCTTCATCGCCGTCAACTGCGCTGCCCTGCCCCGCGACCTGATCGAGAGCGAGCTGTTTGGCTACGCGCCCGGCGCCTTCACCGGCGCGCACCGCGAGGGCCGGCCCGGCAAGTTCGAGGCGGCGCAGGGCGGCACGATCTTTCTGGACGAGGTGTCGGAGCTGCCGCTGGACGTGCAGGCCAAGCTGCTGCGCGTGCTGCAGGAGCGCGAGGTGGTGCGCCTGGGCAGCACGCGCGCCGTTGCCATCGATGCGCGGGTCATCACCGCCAGCAACCGCGACCTGCAGGCCCTGGTGGCGCGGCAGGAGTTCCGCGCCGACCTGTACTACCGCTGCCATGTCATCGGCGTCACGCTGCCGCCGCTGCGCGAGCGGCCGGGCGACATCGCCCTGCTGGCCCAGCATTTCCTGGCGCGCTACGCGGCGGCCCTGGGCAAGCCCGCCCGCGAGATTCCGCCCGAGGTGCTGGCGCAGCTGCTGCGCCACCCCTGGCCCGGCAATGTGCGCGAGCTGGAGAACACGCTGGAGCGGCTGGTCAACCTGAGCGACGGTGCGACGCTGGACGCCAGCCTGCTGGCCTGGGGCACACCCGAGGGCGCCGCGCCCGACGCTACCGCCAGCACCGTGGCGCCACCGGCCCCGCGCAGCCTGCGCGAAGCGGAGCGCCAGGCCATTGTGGAGGCGCTGCGCACCCACCGCTTCAACGTGACGCGTGCCGCACAGGCCCTGGGCATCGCCAAGCCCACGCTCTACGCCAAGCTGCGGCTGCACGGCATCGCGCTGGAGAGGCCGCTGGGTGGAACGGGAGCGGTATCAGTTTGATAGCTGGTCGCGCTTTACCACGAATGGCTTCACCTAGTTTCGGCAATGAAATCCATTGGTAGCAAGCGCTGGCAGCTACAAATGCAATAGCAAACGCTATTTCGCCACGTAGTCGTGCCCGTGCGGGTGCAGCGGATGCGCCGGCTCATCCGCCGCCACCGCCGTGTTGGCCCCCGGCACCACCTTGCGCGCAAACAGCGTGTACATGGTGGGCACGACAAAAATGGTGAGCAGCGTGCCCAGCGACATGCCGCCCACGATCACCCAGCCAATCTGCATGCGCGTTTCGGCGCCCGCGCCGGAGGCCAGTGCCAGCGGGATGGCGCCCAGCACCATGGCGCCCGTGGTCATCAGAATGGGGCGCAGGCGCTGGGCCGAGGCCTTGACGAGCGCATCCACCATCTCCATGCCCTGCTCGCGCAGCTGGTTGGTGAACTCCACGATCAGGATGCCGTGCTTGGTGATCAGCCCCACCAGCGTGATCAGCCCGATCTGCGAATACACGTTGATCGAACCCCCGCTCCATTTGAGCGCCAGCAGCGCGCCAATCATGGACATGGGCACCGACACCATGATGACCAGCGGATCAATGAAGCTCTCGAACTGGGCGGCCAGCACCAGGAAGATGAACACCAGCGCCAGCACAAACACGATGCCCAGTGCGCCCTGCGAGCTCTTGAATTCGCGCGAGATGCCGTTCAGGTCGGTGGTGTAGCCCGGCTTGAGCACCTTGGCGGCGGTGGTGTCCATGAAGTTGAGCGCCTCGCCCAGCGAATAGTCGGGCGAAAGGTTGGCGGTGATGGTGGCCGAGCGGCGCTGGCCGAAATGGTTGAGCTCGCGGGGGCTCACGCTTTCGCGCACGTTGACCAGG from Acidovorax sp. FHTAMBA carries:
- a CDS encoding AMP-binding protein, encoding MADSFCASLGDELRRAAAEVPDRPFIRMAAGEWTYRQFDEESDRLAAGLHAQDVQPGDRVTLMLPNCIELALLWFALAKLGAVAAPVNTLFRGAALASAVNLVESRLAIVHATLHASWAQVQGELETARSVFVLGSGGPLPDGCAPYALLRGVEPSAANLPRPEVAFDALCLLLYTSGTTGRSKAAMIPHRFVLRQAQLFIDGLELRSDDVLYCPYPMFHLDATVMTIAPALLLRGVAALGERFSVSRYWDEARALQATVFDFMGATITMLWKQPPSPRDRDHRARLGWGVPLPAFAPQFEERFGCRLVELYGSTEAGGVMFTPLHAPRRMGSCGQPAAAFSVRLVDAQGFEVSVGEPGELLVRPEEPALLTQGYYGMPEATLQAFKDLWFHTGDVLREDADGYYYFVGRRKDMVRRRGENIACAEVEMGIESHPGVLECAVFGVPSDLSEEEVMACVVLRPCSTLTLPELAAHCAERMARFMVPRYLRQLDALPKTPTDKVEKFRLQAEGITPDTWDREAAPGH
- a CDS encoding sigma 54-interacting transcriptional regulator, which translates into the protein MTSRQPPRNDEPALLERQRQLIEELQTLVNHVPYGLMVLEPGGVVRHLNAEAARQLRLPRHLAQGRTLGSLLDFDTMVEQVFLTGEGYTDRERIISTPRFQLHVLDSAVPVKAADGRVLSVVNTFREIQGAHRLAGRLAGSHARHTFDSVLGNSPALRAAVATARKAAHGTANILLSGESGTGKEVFAQAIHNESTRRDGPFIAVNCAALPRDLIESELFGYAPGAFTGAHREGRPGKFEAAQGGTIFLDEVSELPLDVQAKLLRVLQEREVVRLGSTRAVAIDARVITASNRDLQALVARQEFRADLYYRCHVIGVTLPPLRERPGDIALLAQHFLARYAAALGKPAREIPPEVLAQLLRHPWPGNVRELENTLERLVNLSDGATLDASLLAWGTPEGAAPDATASTVAPPAPRSLREAERQAIVEALRTHRFNVTRAAQALGIAKPTLYAKLRLHGIALERPLGGTGAVSV